In Scyliorhinus canicula chromosome 27, sScyCan1.1, whole genome shotgun sequence, the following proteins share a genomic window:
- the LOC119957711 gene encoding nanos homolog 2-like → MERVTHKRPPADQEFDLWKDYLQLSMRVEEIWRPGSGGQEHGRVSPPGEGAFRPLVVEERDPSSDGSSAGLEQLARKASGICTFCKHNGESRKVYSSHTLKAEGGRVLCPILRNYVCPLCRATGDGAHTLKYCGFNPEKQSLYRSNGRNSVGKKPRR, encoded by the coding sequence ATGGAGAGAGTCACTCACAAACGCCCTCCTGCAGACCAGGAGTTCGATCTATGGAAGGACTACTTGCAGCTGTCGATGAGGGTCGAGGAGATCTGGCGGCCTGGCAGCGGCGGGCAGGAGCACGGCCGGGTCAGCCCGCCCGGCGAAGGTGCCTTCCGGCcgctggtggtggaggagagggaccCCTCCTCGGACGGGAGCAGCGCGGGGCTGGAGCAGCTGGCCAGGAAGGCGAGCGGCATCTGCACCTTCTGCAAGCACAACGGGGAGTCGCGCAAGGTGTACTCCTCGCACACGCTGAAGGCGGAGGGCGGGAGGGTGCTGTGCCCCATCCTGCGCAACTACGTCTGCCCGCTCTGCCGGGCCACGGGCGATGGCGCCCACACCCTGAAATACTGCGGCTTCAACCCGGAGAAGCAGTCTCTGTACCGTAGCAACGGGCGCAACTCAGTGGGCAAGAAGCCAAGGCGCTAA